GCTGCTTGAGTTTTTTGAGAATTTGCCTCATCCTTTTTTTCATCCATATCAATAGCCTGCGGGAAGAAAAGCTTTCCATCGTTGGTTGCGTAAGCTTCTATTTCTTGCGCCTGTCCTTGTCCGCCGACCGACAGAGTCATTTTATACAAAGAACCTTGTTTTTCAATTTTAGTAATGCTGAACTCCGCTCCCGGCTGGATCAGATTGTCTCTTACAAAATTTTCCACCTTTGTTTTGACTGCATCCTGACTCAAAACATTTTTGGTTTTACTTTTATAGGTAATTCCGACAGCAATAAGCAAAGCCAGAGCTACGATAAAAATAATCGCGTTTTTGCTTATTAGAAACTTCTTTTTTTGTTCTTCCTGCAAAGATGCTTTTGTTTCTTCCATATTGATTTACTTTAACTTATTAACCAGTCTGCTTATTTTACTATCTTTATCTCAAAAAGCCAAATCTCAAAATAGAGCATGGCGACGAATAATTTTTATCTGTAACTTTATGCTTTATCTAGATACTTCTGATGATACTCTTCCGCCTTGTAGAAAGTTGTTGCCGGAACTATTTCTGTAATTATTGGGTTTTTAAATTTTTTCATATTCTTTAATTTTTCCTTTGATTCTTCGGATATTTTTTTCTGATTCAGCGAATGATAAAAGACTACCGAACGATATTGAGTCCCCATGTCCATACCCTGGCGATTAAGAGTTGTAGGATCATGACTTTTCCAGAAAATCTCAAGCAACTTATCATAAGAAATTATTGCAGGATTGAATTTTATTTGAACTGCTTCTACGTGTTCTGTTTTTTCAG
This Parcubacteria group bacterium DNA region includes the following protein-coding sequences:
- the msrA gene encoding peptide-methionine (S)-S-oxide reductase MsrA, producing MLETATFAAGCFWGVEKIFSGINGIKTTIVGYTGGIAEDPSYEDVSTEKTEHVEAVQIKFNPAIISYDKLLEIFWKSHDPTTLNRQGMDMGTQYRSVVFYHSLNQKKISEESKEKLKNMKKFKNPIITEIVPATTFYKAEEYHQKYLDKA